GCCGACAGCCTTTAATTGTTATATCTCCGCCGGTTATTCCTGTTGCGGTCATGAATGTGCCTGCCTCTATCCTGTCAGGAATTACTGTATGATTAAGCGGCCTAAGCTCGTCAACCCCTTCTATCTCTATGATGCCTTCACCTGCTCCTTTAATCTTTGCTCCCATTGAATTAAGCGCGTCTGCCAGATCAATAATTTCCGGCTCCCTGGCTGAATTCTCAAGAATTGTAATGCCTTGTGCAAGTGTTCCCGCCATCATGATATTTTCAGTCCCTGTTACTGTTGAGGTATCAAAGTATATTGAAGCGCCTTTCAGTTTTTTTGCTGTTGCGGTCACATAACCTGACTCGAGCTTTATCTTTGCCCCCATTTTTTCAAGAGCGAGCAGATGCAGATTTATTGGTCTTGCGCCTATCGCGCATCCTCCGGGCAGAGAGACTCTAGCACTGCCGAATCTTGCAAGGAGTGGACCAAGAACAAGCACAGACGCGCGCATCTCCTTGACAAGTTCATATGGAGCCTCTAAATGTTTAATCTTTTCTGTATTTAGAACTACACTATCTTCTTCATGCTGAAACTCCGCACCCATGTTAACAAGCAGCCTTCCCATTGTCTTTACATCCCGAAGCCATGGGATTCTGTTTATCCTGCTCTCACCTGAAGCAAGAAGAGCGCATGCAATCGAAGGAAGCGCAGCGTTCTTTGCCCCGCTTATCTCA
The nucleotide sequence above comes from Nitrospiraceae bacterium. Encoded proteins:
- the murA gene encoding UDP-N-acetylglucosamine 1-carboxyvinyltransferase, whose product is MNKLVIQGGKRLKGEVEISGAKNAALPSIACALLASGESRINRIPWLRDVKTMGRLLVNMGAEFQHEEDSVVLNTEKIKHLEAPYELVKEMRASVLVLGPLLARFGSARVSLPGGCAIGARPINLHLLALEKMGAKIKLESGYVTATAKKLKGASIYFDTSTVTGTENIMMAGTLAQGITILENSAREPEIIDLADALNSMGAKIKGAGEGIIEIEGVDELRPLNHTVIPDRIEAGTFMTATGITGGDITIKGCRLEHLHALIIKLEAVGLKFEQTSDGVRVHGSSRLAATDIETAPYPGFPTDMQAQFMALMTVAEGTSIVTESIFENRFMHVAELMRMGADINFRGSTAAVKGVRKLRGANVMATDLRASASLVVAALRAEGETVIDRLYHLERGYEKMAEKLVAVGADVRIGK